TTGTTCGAGACTTCGGGATCTGCGGATCATTCTTTGAGTATTCGGGGATGTCAGTGTAAGATGTCGTTTTGGGGCATTGGTTTGGCTTGTCGGAACTCTGTTTAAAACTGGTAAGCTGCGTATCCGCGATGAGATTTTaaatgagacttttctatcgccAGAGAAATATCTCAGCAGCAAATTGATGTAAATAACGGAAGTGATCGcgagagatttttgaaaatatattacgaaacttgtctcgtgagagtctaatttcatgaaattaatgacaaaataattaaagaataatgaaataattgtcgcgTGAGATTGAAGGTGAGACGTGATAGTTTTGTattatcgtggatttgcacctttagaaGTGAGTAGAATTGTATGGATTGAAATGAGAAATTGGGTGTGCATGGGAAAGGGTAGAGGGTTGGTTTTAGGGGACGCAGAAGATTGTTAAAGTACGGGGAGGTTGGTAAATGTGATGAAAGTATAATTAGTCGGAGTTTTTTAAGTATTCTTGCAATTAAGATATGGACAGTTTGAATGAGATGGTTTTGAGGAATGTCGAATTTGTCAAGGTCCTTCCTTTAAGTTATTCTTCATTCCTGCTTTTCGTATTTGGAGATAgtatattaaaaacaaatatagaatgCTGAGGATTAGAGAAGcaagatttattattattagctgAACATTATTGGATCTCTATTAATTCGCATAATGGGAGTTCGACtgtatttgttatttaaatttggTAGGAATGCCTTGCAGTCGATTTTGGATGCTTATTATCAAACTTTAATCTTCGTATGGTTAATCGTTTTTACCTATCCGGTAACAATCTGAGTACCTACGTATTGCACTCACCATTCAGAATGCGTTTGCATATTAACAAACACACGCAAGGTTTCTGTCGTCATTTACATCTTATTCGTTCTCTAAAACCACTTGGATAGAAAGAGTCTGTAATGATTTCGTATTATATCGACGATCTGTGCAATTATAGCATTAACGTATTAAAAGCAAATCCCATAATTAAGGGTATTTCATAATgaaaatatatacacacacatattgCACTTGGTGTAATTTACATAGTCTATCGTGTCTGGTTACACTTAATACTTATCGAACATCAATATCATACTGGATGCAGATAAAATTATTGCAGGTTCTATTACCTGAGCCCACGCGAAGGCCCACCCCTCACGTTACTCGTTAGCCCCTGTAGCGGGCCGATATCATGGACGGTCAGTTACGTCGAGCCACCAGAAAATACCGACGAAACCGATGGAGCAAAATGTAAGGGACACTAATTGAATCATTTTATAAGTTACGATGtgctataatatttttatttctaaacgCAACTGCATCTTTAATATAATCCTCGTTCTATTTGAGCCTATTCCACCAGAGAATATCAGAATGTTATGTTTAAGCTGCGTGATGCCAGCGGCCTTTTACACGAAACACTTCGGTGACTTACGATTGGTATTTTTGTTCTATTCACTACGTAGACAGGTACTGCGTTATTTTAAGAACAGtagaaacaataaaaaatgtatgaacATATGAGCTATTGTTTTGAAGGTGCTATATGTAAGTTGAAGTATGAAAAAGATGAGTTAAAGCTAGTTTCAGTTAGAGATTGATGCAAAACATTAAATGTATCTCGGAACAAGAGAAAATGGATTTACACTATTTTCGAAAAAGAATGACTCATATATCAGTTGCACATAACAGAAGTGTCTAGTGTGAAAAGCCCTAGCTACCAAAGATCTTAATACCATCATGGAATGGACGCCCTTAGTGGTACAAATgcctacgatttttttttattatctttatcAAATACTTTTACACATAGAGTAGCGAAAAAATCAATTATTATGGAATgagaataatatttaaaatctcACCTATTCATTCTTTAATATTCAATGTTTCAGTACAGTcagttgaattttcaaaaaatcagcTCATagaaattctatttaaaaaactaaCTTAGGCTGATTTTTAAACCATCTTTGTTCTCTACCTCGGAATTGAAAGGAATTTAAAACGAAAATGATGGAATCGCTTCGAGCAGCATTAGAATTCCATAACCGTTACATGCTCGATGTAAATTATCCTTTGTACTAGAATACACAGTATTTAATTTTCAGACCAAGCACAAAAGCACTCAGCATTTTAACATATAACGTTTCATTTTTCGTATCGAGCAGAAAAGACAGACGCAATTTCACTGTACAAATGAATCCCCTCGAATGTTTGGATAagagaatgaaataaaatttagaagttGAAAGTTGAGGATGGTTCACATTAGATTGACAGATCAATGAAACTAAGCTGGGGTGAAGATGCGATGAAATAAATGAAGTATTACGATCTATACGACAGCGCAAACACGGTGGCCAGTGAAGACTCTGAAGCCAGGCTCCCCCCTTTTCACGTACCAGGGTGCGGAGgataagaatttcacgataCCGAAGACACGCGCCGGCCTTTATTGGTTCGAAATTAAATCTGTAGATCCTCCTGATGGGAATTTGCAAAAATTGACGCCGAGCACGGTGCTTTTGTACGCTACGTCAAGCGGCTTGGATCATGCCCCGGAGTGGTACGCGAACGAGAAGGAGAATCGTCACCGTTCTCTCAGATTTCAGCAACGAAGAAGCAAGCGTCGGCTTACGATATCCTGGAACAAAAGGTAGGTGCAATCTGTAGTGTGGCTTATTAAGAGCATACGTGAATTTACATATCTACCTATCAATGTTTCACACAAAAGCTGTGGCCAGTGTCGTGTTATCCTTAATGATTCCCTTGCCATTGCTATAACGTTGACTTTTAAGCTGTCACCATATTGTAACTTGTGCGCAATATGTCAGAGGTTCATCAGAATCTCATTGCTCTAAACATATGTAGAAAAACTAGACTTTAATtggagagtccttgtagaaaacattaaataataaaaatcaaattttttagcaGAGAGAGAAAACTTCTccgattttaaattattcacgaAATTTCATTGGTTTTTGATTGCTAAATAAGCGTATGGGGTTCTACCTAGtcgggaggccgaaaaaaggctaatgtttgtgattttttttttaaaaaaaaacgaatgcatatatttttacagaacatttggtaatttttttgtagatatatatttaggtttataataaaattacaaccgacATTTGGagccttttttaaaaagttgttttggggtGAGCGCTGGCATTCGgagccagattatctaaaataaaaaagcaaacaagacttcgttagtatattaatgtatcttccgattcgCGGAGGAGatttgcgaaatattaatttataagaaaatggcGAGTATTTACaattgaagtcctgatttttttcgcgcagGAAACACGCaataaatgcaaaaagttcccaCAGCTACAGTTACCCCATATGTGTCGTTTATAAAACGCAAGTAATGAGTCCTGCCGAAGAAGGCAACTTTATATTTCCTTGACTTGCCGGGGGAGAAGATCTCTGCTAATGATTAATACCTCCCCGAATTAAAGCTCGTTCTAGATGAACGCTGCGAATTCCAGGAAAATCGGTTTATTTTTACAGCAACATAGACCCCCATCTCTCGCGCTACTGTTTAGCCGTAACATCGGGCATCCAGCTTCACCCCCTGACCCTTTGCGCCGCGCAGAACGTTCTTCGCGTTCATGCTCAGTCGGCGAAGGGGAGTTCATCCTCCAAGGAGCAGCAGCACCGCGGCATCCCGGAAGGACTTCATTGCGTGCGCCAAACGAAATTAACGCTTCACAGGATGAAGTACGACACTACGTACAATTTTACGTTATACGTGGTTAGTAATCGGGACCCGAGAGGATCTTCTCGTTTAATGGTGTCTATGTTGATTACGGGCAAGTCGAATAGCCTGGCCTGAATCTGTGACAGGCTGAAAATCCCGCgctagttttttaaatatttttagcaatgcAATAGGAAATATATAATGGAATGAATGAATGAGCGACAAATTAGAATATCAGAAACTTTGAAAACACCGAATTTTCTCCTTTCAAAGGGGTGCAatctgaattttttaatttaataagttTTAGTAATTTGAGTTCTTTTAAATAAGACTGTGATTTGCTTTTGATAACACTGTGAGGCTCAAGGTAAATTCTTTTATTCTTATACAGATAAGATTGAAGAGGGAACACGATTACTTCTATCCAGACTTTTTAATTCTATATATCTCCTATTTATTTATAACTCATTATATGTGTTTAACACACACATTTACAAGCAACAAATAATTGTAGATAGATGAGATGTTATGtacactgaaaattcaaatattatgaaaaaaaacctccagggaggttccggtctaaagtcgatttttttttatttcatttttcgaatattcaaccttttaggaatacgcgtttaaaaggatttattgaaattcgtaaaattccacgAGACATTTCTGTGGCTCGCGATTGATATTTGCATCCGAAGAAAAACATTCTGAAGTTTTTGAAAACATTGGAATTTATattggaaaatttttagaaacgtAAAAAAACTCGTGGCAGCGTTCAAAATACCAGTCACGTGACGCAGAAGTATCTCGTGTATATAAAAGTTCTAATAGAATTGCTTAGGATTTATGTCCAGAAAAGTAGAAAATGGGGAAAAGCGTTTGGCTGTGTTAAATAGGCAGAAGTGTCTCGTGCGCAAATACCCTAATAGAATTGCTTTTCATTTTCTACCAGGTGAACACACGAAACAATGTCTCGAACCGAGTAGCCACCGACACCATAAGATTTCGGAAAACACCAGAGTTTACGTTACGCACTGGACGTTACACCACGGCCAACTTACGTAAAACCGATGGGTTCATTAACTTCCGCTATCGTCCGCCGGAAAATACTTCGAGCACCTTTCATATTCTTCCCTGCGGTGGTGGCATCGTCAGAGCGAAATTAAGTGGCCCAGGAATTTTAAGGGTAATGAAACATGTTTGCGACAGTTTCAAATAACTTTTCATTGCTAACGTGTGTGTGGCTTCTCTTATCCCATTTCAATCATAAGTTTCTGTAATTAGTAATTGACATTTATGAGAAATATGATTACCTACTCTGCGTAGGTTGAATTTTTGTTAGATTTTTGTTAGAACGGTTCCTTACGTAGACAGTTGAAAAATCAGAAATCGAACCAAGTACTTATTTATGTGAACGTAATTAatattctatttataaaaattcgaTATCAATTTAATTAACTTTTCTAATTTAATCGCATATTTATGATTCATTCGCAACCAATTGTCTTTACACCTGCATACAGTTTATAACTGTAATCAtctgtatttatttgttaattatgattattattgccGTGTATCTGTAGTCCTGTAACAGAAAAGGAAGTTCGTTTGATAAACTTCGTTCTGTTTTCATTAAGTACGGTTTCATGTGAAATGAAAACTGTCTTGTATAGATAtaacattattataaataatctaCATTTGTAGGAAAAGGAAGTGGTAGGATATGCATCGTTAAGGGTGCCACCTTCAGGGAAGGCATATACGTTACGGATATCCGCTACACCACAGGAATTAGCACGTGTGTTCGCGATAAAGGTGTTGGCTACTCAAGAATCGTCCACGATATTCCCACAGGTGCGtttatacaaattaatttttttaaatgatattgGAAACGTAGAAAACATTTTAGTCGCACGTAAGTTTCCATAGGCGACAAATACATAATTGAATATTCACCCCCTCCCCTGTACTCTTTTGTAAAATTCATAAGCTGCTTGTATAACAAAGTCGTGAAATTAagagtttaaaagaaaattattttcaaatggtAGATAGGCCTGAGTTAcatgaaaatttgaaatgtgTAAATACGTGATCATTTATAACAATTATAAATCATTACTGTATTACATAATCGTTTTAGTctttataatcatataataactTTTCCGTTTCACTAATCACTAATTCAAAGTTTGTCCATAAACTTTCACTTTCATCTActtagtttattaaaaaataaactgaTGCTCGTATTTTACTATGTGCATATTGCTAAATTGTTTTCTGatctaaaattataaataacaatTCATATAAGCGCggagtgaaaataaaaaattatcttacCAGCTTAATTGACATCCCGATTATTAGTTACTGTTATACCTACTATTGTAAGACAGAATACTTCAAGTTTTACTTAAGTAAGTAAGAAGTATATAGTAAAAGTAGAAACTAGAAAGTTCAGCATTCtgacaaaattgaaatataatgcaGCCCAGGTCAAATTAAAAGGaatttaagtcatcatttcgctGCCTGTGGTAAAATAAGCCTTCGCATTTATTCCACCTACCATAAACAGCAGGGAACAAATCATTCACATTACCAACCCTATAAACCCATTCCAACCCTAATAGGATTGCCTTTCGACCCATGTTCAGAGCATTCCTTAGTCAATTTACAAAGGAACATTCCcagcccgaaaattctgattttaatgaaacttcaagGAAAATGCAAGGAACAATTCTTTTCCGCAGAAATGCACTCTGAGGGGatgaaatcaccccttaaatttatcACGCTTTTTAAACACAATTTTCTCTTACTTTTGATAGCACAATAGAGCACAAAgaactgaacaattcttatatttaacattttgttctatctcgcaccgttaaaacgttatattaaaaaaaaaacggcaaaACTCGATaaatttaagggctgatttcacccctcaAAGAGTGAATTtcaggaaaagaaaaaaattactgctTGTATACTCGAATATGCTACATT
This portion of the Andrena cerasifolii isolate SP2316 chromosome 9, iyAndCera1_principal, whole genome shotgun sequence genome encodes:
- the Nord gene encoding neuron derived neurotrophic factor nord — encoded protein: MTDVAASPSVLRSLRGPISRHCRGKSAVMLRHAFQAGILVVFVSVYGPNGVAGCAFCERLSHRQPQQQQGHRTISSPRPFGAEKPTRVQEFNRTGVLHPEYLIPATIPPGNVSQFYYLSPREGPPLTLLVSPCSGPISWTVSYVEPPENTDETDGAKSQTRWPVKTLKPGSPLFTYQGAEDKNFTIPKTRAGLYWFEIKSVDPPDGNLQKLTPSTVLLYATSSGLDHAPEWYANEKENRHRSLRFQQRRSKRRLTISWNKSNIDPHLSRYCLAVTSGIQLHPLTLCAAQNVLRVHAQSAKGSSSSKEQQHRGIPEGLHCVRQTKLTLHRMKYDTTYNFTLYVVNTRNNVSNRVATDTIRFRKTPEFTLRTGRYTTANLRKTDGFINFRYRPPENTSSTFHILPCGGGIVRAKLSGPGILREKEVVGYASLRVPPSGKAYTLRISATPQELARVFAIKVLATQESSTIFPQIPSRSTPREYRSLRTCHEVTVGVESAGAAKYCILVRELRSASSLASITTIPDQCGLHRRRRSEYMFEICEEKQSPPKDRALPFTLKRLQPGKAYLLQITAQVKGQSLSYPLLGVRTRRSCVP